ATCTCGACGCCAAAGAGTCCCAAACCGCCGAGGACGTCCGTTATGCGCTTCGCTATGCGGTAAACCTCACGCTCGGCCTTCTCACTTATCTCAGCCGGCTGCCAGCTTGAGTGATAGTCCCCGTCGATCTGGTAGTGTCCGACAGGCTTCGGGAAGGTCGTAACTATCTCGCCGTTCTCGTCGTAGTGCCTCACGGCAAGCTCCGTTATCTCGACGTCGAAGTCGATGTGCTCCTCCACGATTATCCTGTCGGCGCTTCCCCTCGCCTTCTTCTTGGCCTCTTCCCAGGCCTTCGGGACGTCTTCCGGCCCCTTAACGAAGTAGGAGCCCTTGCCGGAGGAGCTCATTATGGCCTTGGTGTGGCAGGGGTAGCCTATCCTCTCGCAGGCATCGTATAGCTCGTCGAGAGTTTCCGCGTAGGCGTAGCGAGACGTTGGAACTTTGGCTTCCCTCGCGAGGGCTTCCCTCGTCCTCTCGCGGTGCATGGCAATCCAGGTCGCCTTCGCGTTGGGGATGACGAAGTAGCCGTCCTTCTCAAGCTCGAAGAGCGCATCGAGGTTTATCGCCTCTATCTCAGGGATTATCGCGTCGGGTTTTTCACGCCCAACCACGGAAAACAGGAAGTCGGCGTTTCTCATGTCACCAACATAAGAGCGGTGGGCAACCTGCATCGCCGGGGCGTTGGCGTAGCGGTCAACCGCTATCACCTCAACACCAAGGCGCTGGGCCTCAATCGCTATCTCCTTCCCCAGCTCGCCGCTCCCCAGGAGGAGGATTTTCTGGGCGGAGTCGGTCATGGCAGTTCCGAGTTCATCGCGGGGCCTTATCATGAGCACCACCTCATTTATTAACGTTAAAATGTTAAAAATTGCGAATATTTAAGCCTTTTTAAGCATAAATATGGCAAAGCTTTTAAGCTCTCTATGGAACTCCCACCGGTGATGCTCATGCTGACCTACGCTCAGGCCGGAGTCGATGACGAGAAAACCGCGAGGGCCCTCGGGGGAATCATAGGCCTTGCAAAGAAGACCTTCGAGTTCCGGAAGGGGAGAACGGGCGAACCCGCTGAAGACCTCGGCCACTACGCGGCGCTGATGGATTTCGGCGAATTCTACCTCGCCATGACAACGGATGGGGTCGGGACGAAGGTTTTGATAGCTGAAGCCGTTGGAAAGTTCGACACCATCGGTATAGACATGATAGCGATGAACGTGAACGACCTTCTCTGCGTTGGGGCCGAGCCGGTAGCTTTAGTTGACTACCTCGCCGTTAGGGAGCCCGACGAGGGGATTTTCGAAGAGATGGCCAGGGGACTCTACGAAGGTGCGAGGCAGGCCGGAATAGCGATAGTCGGGGGAGAAACCGCGGTGATGCCCGACCTGATAAACGGATTCGATTTAGCTGGAACGGCCATTGGCGTTGTTGAGAAGGAGAAGGTTATAACCGGCGAGAAAATCAGACCGGGAGATGTCGTTATTGGAATTTCAAGCTCGGGAATCCATTCGAACGGCCTGACCCTCGCTAGGAAGCTTTTAATTCCAAAGTACGGCCTCGACTACGAATACGGAGGGAGAAAGCTCTGGGAATGGCTTTTGGAGCCGACAAGGATTTATGTTAAGGCCGTTCTTGAACTTCTGGAGGGCGTCGAAGTCCACGGCCTGGCCCACATAACTGGCGGGGGCCTGACCAACCTCAAGCGCCTGACGGACTACGGCTTCTCCCTCCAGATGCCCCCTATCGAGGGAATATTCAAGCTGATCCACGAAAACGGCGTCCCCCTGGGGGAGATGTTCAGGGTCTTCAACATGGGCGTTGGCATGGTGGCCATAGTGCCGGCGGGGGAGAGGGAGGAAGCCTTGGAAATCCTGGGCAGGCATTTTGAGGCTTTTGAGCTTGGAGTGGTCACAGAGGAATCCGGAATAGTGGTGAAGAACTACGGGGTAAGGCTTTAAGCCCCACTCCCAAACTTTTCCCGGTGGTCGCATGGAGCTCACAATAAAAAAGAAGGCATTCCTTGAAAACCTGCCGAAGCTTGTGGAAAAGGCCGTAGGCGAATACGGAATCCGGCTGAGGAAAATAGTGATAGAGGAAGATGAGAAAGGCTGCTACACTGTCCTCATAACCTACGAGGCTAAGCCCCGGTGAGGCGCCTGTATAGCTCCTCGTAGGCGTTTATCAGGTCGCCCCTGTCGAAGCGGAAGACGTCCTTGTCGAGGCTCCTCCTCGTCTCAGCGTCCCAGAAGCGGCAGGTGTCCGGGCTTATCTCGTCGCCGAGGACTATCTCGCCCCTCCCGTTCTTTCCGAACTCCAGCTTGAAGTCGACCAGGATTATCCCGCGCTCGGCAAAGTACTTCCTCAGAATCTCGTTCACCCTGAGGGCCATGCGCTCCATCTCCCGTATCTCGCCCTCGCTTATCCCGAGAACCCTTGCATGGTGGTGGTTTATCATGGGATCGCCGAGACTGTCGTCCTTGTAGTAAAGCTCGACTATCGGCTCCGGCAGCTCGGCCCCCTCCTCAAGGGGAAGGCGCCTCTTCAGGCTCCCTGCAACGACGTTTCTAACCACGACCTCGACGGGGTACATCTTCAGGCGCTCGACGATGAGCCTGTTGTCGCCGGCGACCCCTATGAAGTGCGTCTTAACGCCCCTCTCTTCGAGAACCTTGAAGAGAACCGCGCTTATCTGGGCGTTGAGCCAGCCCTTGCCCTTAAATTGGCCCTTCTTTTTACCATCGAAGGCCGTGGCATCGTCCTTGAACTCCATAATGGCCTTTCCATCGTCGAGAGGGATAACCTTCTTGGCCTTACCTTCATAAACCTGCATGGACTTCACCATTTTTGTGTAAAATATTTCAGTATTTAAGGCTTATTTTAGCATGTGAATGTCAATCAATGGGCAAAGCTTTTAAACACGAAAAGGCTAAAGTATGGCGTCAGAGTTCACACTTATTGACATATTAAAGTCAAAAACTGGCGGGGTTCCTCATGAGGGAGAAGTGCGGCGTCTTCGCAGCTGTTGCCGAGAACGCCCCCAGGAAAGCCTACTACGCCCTCTTGGCTTTACAGCACAGGGGGCAGGAGAGCGCTGGGATAAGCGTCTGGAGGCACAGGATAAAAACGGTGGCCGGCCGGGGGCTCGTTTCGGAGGTCTTCAGGAACGGAGAGATAGCGAGGCTAAAATCCAGGATGGCAATAGCCCACGTCCGGTACTCGACCTCAGGCTCCCTCACGGAAACCCAGCCGCTGGAGACGGCCTGCTGCGGGAAAACCATCGCGGTGGCCCACAACGGAACCCTCACGAATTTCCTCCCCCTCAGGAGACACTACGAACGGCTGGGAGTTAAGTTCAGGCACTCGGTGGATTCCGAGCTTCTCGGCGTTTCCTTCCTCTGGCACCTCCACGAGACCGGGGACGAGTTCGAGGCCGTGCGGGAAGTTTTCAGCGAGGTGAAGGGAGCCTATTCCCTAGCTCTCCTCTTCGACGGGAAGATACTCGTGGCGAGGGACCCGGTCGGCTTCAGGCCGCTCAGCTACGGGACCGGGGACGGCCACTACTTCGCTTCCGAGGACTCTGCTTTAAGGCTCTTCGTCGACGAGTCTGAGGGAGAGAGAATAAGGGACGTTGAACCCGGAGAGGTCTTCCTGCTCGATGGAGAGTCTGTGGAGAGCAGGATTCTGGCCAGAGAGAGGCATCATCACTGCGTTTTTGAGTACATATACTTCGCCAGACCCGACAGCACCATCGACGGTGTCAACGTCTACTCGGCGAGGCTCAGAATGGGGCAGGAGATTGCGCGGGAAAGCCCGGCCAACGGAGACGTCGTCATAGCGGTGCCTGATTCCGGCAGAGCAGCTGCGCTCGGCTATTCCCAGGTCAGCGGCATCCCATACTCCGAGGGCCTCATAAAGAACCGCTACATAGGGAGAACCTTCATAACGCCCGGCCAGTTCTACCGCGAGCTGAAGGTGAAGCTCAAGCTCTCGCCTGTGAGGGAGGTAATCGGGGGGAAGAGCGTCGTTCTCGTTGATGATTCGATCGTCAGGGGCACGACCATGAGGAGAATCGTCGCGATGCTGAGGAAGGCCGGGGCGAGGGAGGTTCACGTCAGAATAGCCTCACCGCCGATAAAGCACCCCTGTTACATGGGGGTGGACATACCGACGAGACACGAACTCATAGCGGCATTTGGAAGCGTTGAGAAGGTGAGGGAAGCAATAGGGGCCGACAGTTTAGCATATCTCAGCGTCGAGGGGCTGAAAAGGGCCGTTGGGAGGAAGGGTCTCTGTCTGGCCTGCCTGACCGGGGAGTATCCGGAGTGGACATTCAGGTTTTAGCGTATCTCTCTTTCAGAGCTTTCACTACGTCTTCGCTGAAGTATACCCCTTTAGACTTGAGTTCATCGAGTAAATCATCCAAGTCGTCTTCAATGATGCCCTTCTTCCATGCGAGAAAAAGAACCGCAAGGCTTCCAGTTACGCTGAGCCCGAGCGACTTGGCTATTATGCGGGGGATCTTCTCATCGAGGAGAATCAGGTCTGCGTTCAATTCCTTGGCAAGGACTATCGCCTCGGCCTCCCCAATCTCAATTTCTCCCTGAAGAATTTCAACTCCAAGCCTGTCATTTACCTCAACAACCTCTATCCACTCAGCTGAACTCACCTCTTCCGAGCCGGGCTTCCCCTTTCCCCTCTCAACGACCTCCACCCAGACGGCTTTGGGTATGAAAACCTCCCCGAAGAGATCTCTGAGGACGCAGAGCTTTCCAACCTTGGCCAGCGCTATTAAAGGCCCAGAGTCTGAGACGACCCTCATAGCAACCTCTCCAGGGTTTCAATGTCCTCTGCAAGGTCTCTCCTTGTGTAGTTCAAAGGCACTCCTTTTGATGCCAGAACCTCCATCATCTCCCACTTGGTAAGCCCCGCTATCTCCGCGGCCTTCCCCAGACTGATCAACCCCTCCCTGTAAAGCTCCACGGCGAGATATATCCTCACCACCCTCGGGACTTCATCGGTATCAATCCTCAGGATCCTGGCCAGGTCGGAAGGGACGGTAACCGTTACATCCCCCATCATATCACCAATAAATACTCGGTTTCAAAAGATAAAAACTTAATCGACCTTCCTCACCCTCGCCGCGGAGAACTTGAGCTCCGGCGTTCCGGCTTTGTTCAGGGCCGGACTCGTTATTTTGTTCGCCTTGAAGTGGAAGGGAACCGCAACGACGCCCGGGGGAATACCGCCGAGCTTGGCCCTCATCCTGATCTTCCCGCGCCTCGTTTCGATCTCGACCCAGTCGCCGTCGTGGATTCCAAGCCTCTCGGCGTCGCTCCTGTTCATCAGCACCTTGGGCTCTCCCATCAGCCTCACCAGAGAGGGGCTCCTCAGTGTCATCTCGCCGGTGTTGTAGTGGCTTATCAGCCTGATGGTTGTGAGCACGAAGGGGTACTCGTAGTCCGGCCTCTCCCAGGGCTGCACCTGCTCCACTGCAATGAACCTTGCCTTCCCATCGGGGGTTGCGAACTCCCAGGTATGGAGTCTCTTCTTCGGAAGGAATATACCGTCACCAGCCTTTAGCTCGTCAACGCTCCTCTCCTCCAGCGAGGGGAAGAGGCGGAAGTATTCTGCCGTTATCTCCTCAACGCTCGAATAGTTGAACCCGGGCAGACCGAGGGCCCTGCCGAGCATTACCAGTATCTCCCAGTCGGGCTTGGAATCACCCATCGGCTCGCATACCCTGTGGCTCCACTGGATCCTTCTCTCACTGTTCATGTACGAGCCTTCCTTCTCGCAGAAGGCCGCTGCCGGAAGGATGTAGTGGGCGTACCGAGCCGTCCGGCTCATGAAAACGTCCTGAACGACTAGGAGGTCGAGCTTTCTGAGGGCATTCCTCACCCGGAGAAAGTCCGCCTCGCTCACGGCAGGGTTTTCTCCGACTATGTAGAGCGCTTTAACATCGTTGCTCTCTATCGCCTCCCAGAGCTCCGTGAGGTAGAGTCCGCGCTCCGTTGGCAGGTCTTCCACACCCCATATCTTAGCCACACGCTTCCTGAACCTCTCATCGGTCAGGGGGACGTAGCCCGGCAGGAACTCGCTCAGCGCCCCCATGTATGCCGCGCCCTGAACGTTGTTCTGACCGCGCATCGGGTAGAGGCCGCCTTTTTCGCCGATGTAGCCGAGGAGCAGGGCAAGGTCTATGACGGCCATGACGTTCTCAACGCCCGAAACGTGCTGGGTCAGGCCCATGCCCCACATTATCGCGCCGCTTCCTGCGAGGGCAAAGGTCCTCGCGACTTCCCTGATAGTTTCAGCAGGAATTCCAGTCACCTTCCCCGCGTATTCCGGAGTGTACTTCCTCACCGCCATCCTTACCTCTGAGAAGCCAACGGTTCTGGTCTTTATGAAGTCCCAATCGTAGAGCTCCTCCCGGATTATGACGTTCATCATGGCGTTCGCGAGGGCTATGTCAGTCCCCGGGCGGATGACAAGCCCGTAATCCGCGAAGGCCATAGTTCTGGTCTCCCTGACGTCAACGACGATTATCTTCGCTCCCTTCCTCTTCGCCCTCAGGATGTAGTCCATGACAACGGGGTGGGTCTCGGCCGGGTTGTAGCCCCAGATGAGTATGACCCCGAATCCCTCCAGGTCTTCGTAGGGGTTGGTCTGTGCTCCCGCCCCAACGGTCATCTTAAGGGCGTGGACGCTCGCCTCGTGGCAGAGACGAGCGCAGTTGTCTATGTTGTTGGTGCCGAAGAGGCGCGCAATCTTCTGGAGGAGGTAGTTCTCCTCGTTGCTGACCTTGGAGGAGGCTATAAACGCCACGGCATCTGGGCCGTAAATCTCGCGGATTTCGAGGAGTTTACCTGCTATCTCTTCGATGGCCTGCCCCCAGCTTATCGGCCTTGTCCTGGAGCCCTCACGCTTAAGGGGGCGCTTGAGCCTGTCTCTGGAGAGAACGAACTCCGTCGCGTGGAGACCCTTGGGGCAGAGCTTGCCCCGGTTCGGCTCGCCGCGGTGGGGTTTGACCTTCATCGTCCCGGGATCAACGAGAAGCCTGCAGCCAAAGCCGCAGTAGGGACACACGACCGTCCTGGGCTCGCTCACGCTACCACCTGTGAACATTTGGATGGCAAAAATAAAAAGCTTTCTGGCAAAAATTGATGAAAAAATGTTCAGATTATACCGCCTTCTCCAGGAAGTATTCGTGCACCCTCGTGTCCTCGGTCAGTTCCGGGTGGAACTCCAGTCCGATTACGTTGCCTGCCTCTACTCCAACGACCCTGTCTCCAAGCCACGCTATCGGCCTAACCCCGTCGCTTAAGATCTCGACTATCCTCGGGGCGCGGATGAAGACCCCCGGGAACGGCTCGTCGCTGAAGGCGAGCTTTATCGGCGCCTCGAAGCTGTCAACCTGTCTGCCGTAGGCGTTTCTGTTGACCTTAACGTCAAGGAGCCCAAGGAACCTCTGCCCCGGAGTGGCGCCCATTACCTCCTTCGAGAGCATTATCAAACCCGCACAGGTGCCCATTATCGGAACTCCTTCCTCGCCGAGCTTCCTGACCGGTTCAAGGAGACCGTTCTTCACCATGAGCCTCGATATCGTCGTGCTCTCGCCGCCGGGGATTATTATCGCAGAAATCCCATCAAGTTGCCCCGGCTTCCTGAGCCAGACGACCTCGCCGGTGACGCCGAGGTTTTCGAGAGCTCTCCTCGCGGCATCGATGTGCTCGCTCACATCACCCTGAAGGCCTACAACGCCCACCTTGACCACTCCAATCACCCCTGATGAAAATGTTAGAAAAGAGCTCAGACGCCTCTCTCCTCAAGGCGAACCTCCAGTTCTTCAATGTCCCTGCCGCGCATCGGCTCGCCGATTTCCCTGCTTATCTCCGCTAAAACGTCCGGCTCGTCCCAGTGGTTGACGGCTTCAACTATTGCCCTGGCCATCTTCTCGGGATCGGAGCTCTTAAAGATTCCAGAACCGACGAAGACGCCGTCCATACCCATCTGCATCATCAGGGCCGCATCTGCTGGGGTGGCAACTCCCCCGGCGGCAAAGTTGACGACAGGAAGACGGCCGAGCTTTTTGATTTCCAGCAGGATCTTGTAAAGCCCTTCGACTATCTCGCCGTAGGTGTAGTGGCCGTAAACCGGCTCGTTTTCGAGCATCTGCTTGGGAATCCCGCTGATGTCCTTTATGCTGGAGGTCAGCCTCAGATAGGGCTCGGCGAATCTCTCAGCTATTATATAGACCTGCTCGTCCGTCATCCTCTGGAGGAGTCGTATGTTGTCGGCGACGAGGCGGACGTGCCTGACGGCCTCAACTATGTTGCCGGTTCCGGCCTCGCCCTTGGTTCTGATCATGGCCGAGCCTTCCCAGATCCTCCTCACGGCCTCGCCGAGGTTTCTGGCTCCGCAGACGAAGGGGACGGTGAACTCCCTCTTGTCTATGTGGAAGTACGGGTCGGCGGGTGTCAGGACCTCGCTCTCGTCTATCATGTCGACGCCGAGGGCCTCAAGGATTCTGGCCTCGGCCACGTGGCCGATCCTTACCTTTGCCATGACCGGGATCGTCACCGCCTCCATTATCTCCTGGATCTTCTCAACGGGGGCCATTCTGGCAACACCGCCGGCCCTTCTTATGTCCGCTGGAACCATGTGGAGCGCCATGACAGAAACTGCACCGGCTTCCTCAGCAATCCTCGCCTGCTCGGCGTTGGTGACGTCCATTATCACTCCGCCCTTGACCATCCTCGCGAAGCCCCTCTTGAGCCTGTCCGTACCCTTGGCCTCTATAACGTCGAGCCTTCCCATGGTCACCACCATTTCAAGTTATTACTTGCAATATTATTCAAGAAAAAACTTGAATATAAAGCTTGCCGCGGAAAGCCCCGCAAGTTTCAGAAAAAGTGCCGAAAAAGGGTGGAAACGGTAAAAGAAGTTTCGTTCAGACCTTTCCAATTATCTCAAGGCTCACGTCGAAGTTCCTGACGGAGTGCGTTAGGTAGCCGAGGCTTATGACGTCGACCCCGAGCTTCGCGTAATCGGCTATGTTCTCTGGTGTTATCCCGCCGGAGACCTCGATTTTCACCCTATCGCGGAGGCCTTCGCGCTTCAGGGCCTCAATGGTCTCCGCTATCTCCTCCGGGCTCATGTTGTCGAGCATAACCACGTCGGCACCGGCTCTGGCAGCTCTAAGGGCGTCCTCAAGGGTCTCGACCTCGACCTCAACGACCTTGTAAACGCTGAAGGCTTTGGCGCGCCTTATCGCTTCCTCCAGCGGAACCAGGGCAAGGTGGTTGTCCTTTATTAGTATCGCGTCGCTGAGGGAAAAGCGGTGGGGCTCGCCGCCGCCGATGATGATTGCCCTCTTGTCTATAGGCTTGAGGAGGGTCTTTCTGGTTCCAGCAACCCTTACCCTGGGGTTGACCGCTCTGACCTTCTCGACCAGCTTTCTGACCTCGGTGGCGATGCCGCTCATCCTGCCCATAACGTTCAAAGCCGTCCTCTCGACTAGGAGGATCGAGCGGGCGCTGCCTTCGAGTTCGAGGATAACATCTCCTTTCCCGACCTCCTCACCGTCGCGCTTCTTAACATCAACCTTAACCCCGAAGTGCTCGAATAGGGCTTTGGCTTCCTCAACACCAGCTATGATTCCGTCCTGCTTCGCAATGATCACTGCCCTGGCCTTCGTTCCTTCAGGTATGACCGCCTCGCTCGTGACATCGCCGAAGGGGGCGTCCTCCTCAATGAACCTGAGCAGATAGGAAAGGGGAGTCATAGGTTTCCCTCCATACTTAACAAAAACTGCGGAATCTTCCCCTTCAACTCAACACCTCAGCTCATCTCAAGCATCCTCTCTATCGCCTTCCTGGCCTTCCCGGCTATCCCTTCGGGTACCTCAACCTCGTACTTCATGTCCCTGAGCGACTCGTATATGTGGTTGAGCGTTATGGCCTTCATTCCTATGCAGACGGCGTCCTCCTTGGCCGGGTGGAACTTGACCTCCGGATAGAGCTTCTGGAGCCTGTAAACCATCTCGTGCTCCGTGAAGACGACCCACTCGTTCCACTCCTTCGCGCGCCTTATCATCCCGCCTGTGGATACTATTATGTCCGCTTTCTCCTGCACCTCTGGCTCACACTCAGGGTGAACCATCAGCCTGGCGTTGGGGTAGAGCCTCCTGGCGCGCTCGACGTCCTCAAGGGTGAACTGCCTGTGAACGTAGCAGTGCCCGTACTCGGGGACGGGGATGACCTTCTTTCCGGTCTGCTTCGCCACGTAGTTCGCCAGGTTCTTATCGGGCCCGAAGATTATGACGTCGGAATCGAGCTTCTCGACTATCTTGACCGCGTTGGCTGAAGTCACAGTCACATCGGCGTAGGCCTTGGTCTCGGCGGTGGTGTTTACGTAGAGAACCACCGGGGCATCGGGGTACTGCTCCTTGGCCTTGAGGATGTGCTCGACCTTCAGCATGTTGGCCATGGCACAGGTGGCCCTTTTACTCGGAAGCAGGACGGTCTTCTCGGGATTGAGGATTTTAGCCGTTTCCGCCATGAAGTCAACGCCCGCGAAGACTATGACGTCGGCATCAACGCTCACCGCCTTTCTCGCAAGCTCAAGGCTGTCACCGAGGAAGTCGGCTATGTCCTGGATTTCAGGCAGCTGGTAGTTGTGGGCCATGATTATAGCGTTGCGCTCCTCCTTCAGGCGTTCAATTTCCCTCACGAGCTCCTCCATCTTCATGGTCTCACCCCGTTGGGGGAAAGTAGAAGAAAGGGATTAAAATGATTTTGGACACCGTTGGTTAGAGCCTGCACCTTCCGTCGAAAAAGCTTGGCCTCTCGAATCCCTTTCTCATGACCGGGAAGTCCTCGCGGTAATGGCTCCCCCTGCTCTCCTCCCTGGCGAGGGCACACTCCAGGACTCCCCTCGCGAGCAGCTTTAACCTCGGGTCTGCCTCGATTCCCTCAAGCTCCCTGAGGCCCCCTTTAAGGGTCTTCGCGCTCCTAACGATTCCGGCGTGATTCCACAGGAGCTCCCTCAGCGAGTCAACGTCCCCGGCATCGTAGCCGTGATATGCCGGCTCCCTCACCTCCCCCCGCCTCGGCCCATCCCTCGCTATGGTCCTTGCGACCTCAAGGCCGGAAACGAGGCACTCAAGGAGGGAGTTGCTGGCGAGTCTGTTCGCCCCGTGGAAGCCGTTGCTCATTGCTTCGCCCACAGCGTAAAGGTTCCTGATTGCCGTCCTGTACCAGAGGTCAACCGCTACCCCGCCGATGGTGTAGTGGGCTATTGGCGAGACAGGGATTAAGTCTTTAGCCGGATCGATGCCGTCCTTCCTCAGGAAAGCGTATATCTGAGGGAAGCGCCTCTTGAAGTCATCTATACCCGTTGCATCAAGGAAGACCCTTTTACCTGCCTTCATCTGGCGGTAGATAGCCCTCGCGACGATGTCCCTCGTGGAGAGCTCGTTGACAAAGCGTTCGCCGTCTTCTGTCACCAGCTTTGCGCCGGCACCCCGGACGGCCTCGCTGACGAGGAAAACACCGTTTTTCCCGATGTAGCCTGTCGGGTGGAACTGGACGAACTCCAGATCCCTCGCGGGAGCACCCTTCATTATGGCGTCGCCTATTAGGGTGCCGAGGTTGAGGGACGAACCGGCGGTATACTTGAAGAGCGAGGCAAAGCCGCCCGTGGCTATAACGGTGGCATCGAAGGTAAGGAGCTCTCCGTTGAGGAAGACCCCATAAGACTTCCCCTCTCTCACCGCAAGCTCCTCGGCAGTGCCATCGACGAAGTTGACCCCGGCTTCCCTGGCGGCCATGTAGAGAACCTTCATCATGTGCTTCCCAGTCTCGTTCCTTATCGTGAAAACCCTGTGGAAGGAGTGGCCACCCTCGGTCTCGTTGGTCTCGAACTCCAGGCCTATTGAAAGGAGGAACTCGTGGGCCTCGCTCGCCTTCGAGATTACGCTCCACACGACCTCCTCGTCATTGAGGTACTTGCCGGCCCTGATGGTGTCGAGAACGTGAGCCCCGGGAGAATCGCCGTCGAGAATGGGAAAGGCCACCCCCGCCTGGGCGAGATAGGAGTTGGTATCCTTTATTCCCCCACCGATGACCGTCACGTCGAAGCCCCGTCTCGCAAGGGCTATTGCGGCGGTTAGTCCCGCGGCACCGCTTCCGATGATTCCAACGCTGGTCATAGCTCTCCCCAGGCTGGACTGGGAGAAACGCCTTATAAGGTTTTCAAAAAGAGGGGAGGGAATCACTTCCCGACCGGATAGTTCGGCGCCTCGTTGGTGATGAAGATATCGTGCGGGTGGCTTTCCCTGACGCCTGCCTGGGTTATGATCACGAACTCGCCCTTCTCCTTGAGTTCGGCTATGCTTGAGGCCCCAACGTAGCCCATCCCCGAGCGTAGCCCTCCAACGAGCTGGTAGAGAACGTCGCCAACGCTTCCCTTGTAGGGAACGA
This region of Thermococcus sp. genomic DNA includes:
- the pdxS gene encoding pyridoxal 5'-phosphate synthase lyase subunit PdxS is translated as MGRLDVIEAKGTDRLKRGFARMVKGGVIMDVTNAEQARIAEEAGAVSVMALHMVPADIRRAGGVARMAPVEKIQEIMEAVTIPVMAKVRIGHVAEARILEALGVDMIDESEVLTPADPYFHIDKREFTVPFVCGARNLGEAVRRIWEGSAMIRTKGEAGTGNIVEAVRHVRLVADNIRLLQRMTDEQVYIIAERFAEPYLRLTSSIKDISGIPKQMLENEPVYGHYTYGEIVEGLYKILLEIKKLGRLPVVNFAAGGVATPADAALMMQMGMDGVFVGSGIFKSSDPEKMARAIVEAVNHWDEPDVLAEISREIGEPMRGRDIEELEVRLEERGV
- the purT gene encoding formate-dependent phosphoribosylglycinamide formyltransferase codes for the protein MIRPRDELGTAMTDSAQKILLLGSGELGKEIAIEAQRLGVEVIAVDRYANAPAMQVAHRSYVGDMRNADFLFSVVGREKPDAIIPEIEAINLDALFELEKDGYFVIPNAKATWIAMHRERTREALAREAKVPTSRYAYAETLDELYDACERIGYPCHTKAIMSSSGKGSYFVKGPEDVPKAWEEAKKKARGSADRIIVEEHIDFDVEITELAVRHYDENGEIVTTFPKPVGHYQIDGDYHSSWQPAEISEKAEREVYRIAKRITDVLGGLGLFGVE
- a CDS encoding DUF3368 domain-containing protein, encoding MRVVSDSGPLIALAKVGKLCVLRDLFGEVFIPKAVWVEVVERGKGKPGSEEVSSAEWIEVVEVNDRLGVEILQGEIEIGEAEAIVLAKELNADLILLDEKIPRIIAKSLGLSVTGSLAVLFLAWKKGIIEDDLDDLLDELKSKGVYFSEDVVKALKERYAKT
- the purF gene encoding amidophosphoribosyltransferase, giving the protein MREKCGVFAAVAENAPRKAYYALLALQHRGQESAGISVWRHRIKTVAGRGLVSEVFRNGEIARLKSRMAIAHVRYSTSGSLTETQPLETACCGKTIAVAHNGTLTNFLPLRRHYERLGVKFRHSVDSELLGVSFLWHLHETGDEFEAVREVFSEVKGAYSLALLFDGKILVARDPVGFRPLSYGTGDGHYFASEDSALRLFVDESEGERIRDVEPGEVFLLDGESVESRILARERHHHCVFEYIYFARPDSTIDGVNVYSARLRMGQEIARESPANGDVVIAVPDSGRAAALGYSQVSGIPYSEGLIKNRYIGRTFITPGQFYRELKVKLKLSPVREVIGGKSVVLVDDSIVRGTTMRRIVAMLRKAGAREVHVRIASPPIKHPCYMGVDIPTRHELIAAFGSVEKVREAIGADSLAYLSVEGLKRAVGRKGLCLACLTGEYPEWTFRF
- the purC gene encoding phosphoribosylaminoimidazolesuccinocarboxamide synthase, with product MQVYEGKAKKVIPLDDGKAIMEFKDDATAFDGKKKGQFKGKGWLNAQISAVLFKVLEERGVKTHFIGVAGDNRLIVERLKMYPVEVVVRNVVAGSLKRRLPLEEGAELPEPIVELYYKDDSLGDPMINHHHARVLGISEGEIREMERMALRVNEILRKYFAERGIILVDFKLEFGKNGRGEIVLGDEISPDTCRFWDAETRRSLDKDVFRFDRGDLINAYEELYRRLTGA
- a CDS encoding UPF0175 family protein: MGDVTVTVPSDLARILRIDTDEVPRVVRIYLAVELYREGLISLGKAAEIAGLTKWEMMEVLASKGVPLNYTRRDLAEDIETLERLL
- the fdhF gene encoding formate dehydrogenase subunit alpha is translated as MFTGGSVSEPRTVVCPYCGFGCRLLVDPGTMKVKPHRGEPNRGKLCPKGLHATEFVLSRDRLKRPLKREGSRTRPISWGQAIEEIAGKLLEIREIYGPDAVAFIASSKVSNEENYLLQKIARLFGTNNIDNCARLCHEASVHALKMTVGAGAQTNPYEDLEGFGVILIWGYNPAETHPVVMDYILRAKRKGAKIIVVDVRETRTMAFADYGLVIRPGTDIALANAMMNVIIREELYDWDFIKTRTVGFSEVRMAVRKYTPEYAGKVTGIPAETIREVARTFALAGSGAIMWGMGLTQHVSGVENVMAVIDLALLLGYIGEKGGLYPMRGQNNVQGAAYMGALSEFLPGYVPLTDERFRKRVAKIWGVEDLPTERGLYLTELWEAIESNDVKALYIVGENPAVSEADFLRVRNALRKLDLLVVQDVFMSRTARYAHYILPAAAFCEKEGSYMNSERRIQWSHRVCEPMGDSKPDWEILVMLGRALGLPGFNYSSVEEITAEYFRLFPSLEERSVDELKAGDGIFLPKKRLHTWEFATPDGKARFIAVEQVQPWERPDYEYPFVLTTIRLISHYNTGEMTLRSPSLVRLMGEPKVLMNRSDAERLGIHDGDWVEIETRRGKIRMRAKLGGIPPGVVAVPFHFKANKITSPALNKAGTPELKFSAARVRKVD
- the purM gene encoding phosphoribosylformylglycinamidine cyclo-ligase, which translates into the protein MLTYAQAGVDDEKTARALGGIIGLAKKTFEFRKGRTGEPAEDLGHYAALMDFGEFYLAMTTDGVGTKVLIAEAVGKFDTIGIDMIAMNVNDLLCVGAEPVALVDYLAVREPDEGIFEEMARGLYEGARQAGIAIVGGETAVMPDLINGFDLAGTAIGVVEKEKVITGEKIRPGDVVIGISSSGIHSNGLTLARKLLIPKYGLDYEYGGRKLWEWLLEPTRIYVKAVLELLEGVEVHGLAHITGGGLTNLKRLTDYGFSLQMPPIEGIFKLIHENGVPLGEMFRVFNMGVGMVAIVPAGEREEALEILGRHFEAFELGVVTEESGIVVKNYGVRL
- the pdxT gene encoding pyridoxal 5'-phosphate synthase glutaminase subunit PdxT — encoded protein: MVKVGVVGLQGDVSEHIDAARRALENLGVTGEVVWLRKPGQLDGISAIIIPGGESTTISRLMVKNGLLEPVRKLGEEGVPIMGTCAGLIMLSKEVMGATPGQRFLGLLDVKVNRNAYGRQVDSFEAPIKLAFSDEPFPGVFIRAPRIVEILSDGVRPIAWLGDRVVGVEAGNVIGLEFHPELTEDTRVHEYFLEKAV